A region from the Variovorax paradoxus genome encodes:
- a CDS encoding UDP-N-acetylmuramoyl-tripeptide--D-alanyl-D-alanine ligase: MSNSPLMFTLAQAQQWIPGARLVGDGATAIARVHTDTRTLAEGDLFVALKGERFDANEFLADAKARGAAAAIAHGSLEAAGLAGLEVPDSLAALGALAAGWRAQFDLPLIAVTGSNGKTTVTQMIAAVLVAFRGDRALATAGNFNNEIGVPLTLLRLRARHQHAVVELGMNHPGEIARLAAIARPTIALVNNAQREHLEFMATVEAVALENGAVFSFVPEGGTAVFPHADEFTPLWNDMAREGATRRCMTFGEHEDADISLVGAEWQQGAWQARIRTPLGDFDAQLHIAGRHNVVNALAATACALAAGIPPEAIARGLTAFEPVKGRSKASEVVLPGGHSLTLVDDSYNANPDSVRAAIDVLAALPGPRLLVLGDMGEVGNRAPEFHAEVGDWARQRGIEAVYALGAETAHSVAAFNGGNNGGDDGRHFPDIEALGAAVLARLPRVGSVLVKGSRFMKMERVVRAIEQSQQQQKEAGHDA; this comes from the coding sequence ATGAGCAATTCGCCGCTGATGTTCACGCTGGCCCAGGCGCAGCAATGGATTCCCGGCGCGCGCCTGGTGGGCGACGGCGCCACTGCCATTGCCCGCGTCCACACCGACACCCGCACGCTCGCCGAGGGCGACCTGTTCGTGGCGCTCAAGGGCGAACGCTTCGATGCCAACGAATTCCTGGCCGATGCCAAGGCGCGTGGCGCCGCCGCTGCCATTGCGCACGGCAGCCTCGAAGCGGCCGGCCTGGCAGGCCTCGAGGTGCCCGATTCGCTGGCCGCGCTCGGCGCGCTCGCCGCGGGCTGGCGCGCCCAGTTCGATCTGCCGCTGATCGCCGTGACCGGCAGCAACGGCAAGACGACAGTCACGCAGATGATCGCGGCCGTGCTGGTTGCCTTCAGGGGCGACCGCGCACTCGCGACGGCCGGCAATTTCAACAACGAGATCGGCGTGCCGCTGACGCTGCTGCGCCTGCGTGCCAGGCACCAGCATGCGGTGGTCGAGCTGGGCATGAACCATCCGGGCGAGATCGCGCGGCTGGCGGCCATTGCGCGTCCGACCATCGCGCTGGTCAACAACGCGCAGCGCGAACACCTGGAGTTCATGGCCACCGTCGAGGCAGTGGCGCTCGAGAACGGCGCGGTGTTTTCCTTCGTGCCCGAGGGCGGCACCGCGGTGTTCCCGCACGCCGACGAGTTCACGCCGCTGTGGAACGACATGGCGCGCGAAGGCGCCACGCGCCGCTGCATGACCTTCGGCGAGCATGAAGATGCCGACATCTCGCTGGTTGGCGCCGAGTGGCAGCAGGGCGCATGGCAAGCGCGCATCCGCACGCCGCTGGGCGATTTCGATGCGCAGCTGCACATCGCGGGCCGGCACAACGTGGTCAATGCGCTGGCGGCCACCGCCTGCGCGCTCGCCGCCGGCATTCCGCCCGAGGCCATTGCCCGCGGCCTCACGGCCTTCGAGCCGGTGAAGGGCCGCTCCAAGGCGAGCGAGGTCGTCCTGCCCGGCGGGCATTCGCTCACGCTGGTGGACGACAGCTACAACGCCAATCCCGATTCCGTGCGCGCCGCCATCGACGTGCTCGCGGCCTTGCCCGGCCCGCGCCTCTTGGTGCTCGGCGACATGGGCGAGGTCGGCAACCGCGCACCCGAATTCCATGCCGAGGTCGGCGACTGGGCGCGGCAGCGCGGCATCGAGGCGGTGTACGCGCTGGGCGCCGAAACCGCGCACAGCGTGGCCGCCTTCAATGGTGGCAACAACGGCGGTGACGACGGCCGCCATTTCCCGGACATCGAGGCGCTCGGCGCCGCGGTGCTGGCGCGGCTGCCCCGGGTGGGCAGCGTGCTCGTCAAGGGCTCGCGCTTCATGAAGATGGAGCGCGTGGTGCGAGCGATCGAGCAATCACAACAACAACAAAAGGAGGCCGGTCATGACGCATGA
- the ftsW gene encoding putative lipid II flippase FtsW, with the protein MSTTAAGATPNAKTSRFGGWFRRARTGIDSLPVHLPVRLGGAGVTQTKAAPMRVLGFDQALVWVTVALLTWGLVMVYSASIALPDNPRFARAGYSASFFLTRHAASVAFAFIAALLAFQIPMKTWERAAPWLFVASLLLLVAVLIPHIGINVNGARRWLPLGFMRFQPSELAKLAMVLYAASYMVRKMEIKERFFRAVLPMGIAVVVVGMLVMAEPDMGAFMVIAVIAMGILFLGGVNARMFFVIAALVVVAFGTIVASSSWRRERIFAYLDPWSEEHALGKGYQLSHSLIAIGRGEIFGVGLGGSVEKLHWLPEAHTDFLLAVIGEEFGLVGVLLIIGMFLWLTRRIMHIGRQAIALDRVFSGLVAQGVGVWIGFQAFINMGVNLGALPTKGLTLPLMSFGGSAILMNLVALAVVLRIDYENRVLMRGGRV; encoded by the coding sequence GTGAGCACCACAGCTGCCGGCGCCACGCCCAACGCAAAGACCAGCCGTTTCGGCGGCTGGTTCAGGCGCGCGCGCACCGGCATCGATTCGCTGCCCGTGCACCTGCCGGTGCGGCTGGGCGGCGCCGGCGTCACGCAGACCAAGGCCGCGCCGATGCGCGTGCTGGGCTTCGACCAGGCGCTGGTCTGGGTCACCGTCGCGTTGCTCACCTGGGGCCTGGTGATGGTGTATTCGGCCTCCATCGCGCTGCCGGACAACCCGCGCTTCGCCCGTGCGGGCTACAGCGCGTCGTTCTTCCTCACGCGGCACGCGGCCTCGGTGGCGTTCGCGTTCATCGCGGCGCTGCTGGCCTTCCAGATTCCCATGAAGACTTGGGAACGCGCCGCGCCTTGGCTCTTCGTGGCCTCGCTGCTGCTGCTGGTGGCGGTGCTCATTCCGCACATCGGCATCAACGTCAACGGCGCGCGGCGCTGGCTGCCGCTGGGCTTCATGCGCTTCCAGCCGTCCGAGCTCGCCAAGCTGGCGATGGTGCTCTACGCCGCCAGCTACATGGTGCGCAAGATGGAGATCAAGGAGCGCTTCTTCCGCGCCGTGCTGCCGATGGGCATTGCGGTGGTGGTGGTCGGCATGCTGGTGATGGCCGAGCCCGACATGGGCGCGTTCATGGTGATTGCCGTGATTGCCATGGGCATTCTGTTCCTGGGTGGCGTGAACGCGCGCATGTTCTTCGTGATTGCGGCGCTGGTGGTGGTGGCCTTCGGCACCATCGTCGCCTCCAGTTCGTGGCGCCGCGAGCGCATTTTTGCGTACCTCGATCCATGGAGCGAGGAGCATGCGCTGGGCAAGGGCTACCAGCTGTCGCATTCGCTGATCGCCATCGGCCGCGGCGAGATCTTCGGCGTGGGCCTGGGCGGCAGCGTCGAGAAGCTGCACTGGCTGCCCGAGGCGCACACCGACTTTCTGCTCGCGGTGATCGGCGAGGAGTTCGGCCTGGTCGGCGTGCTGCTGATCATCGGCATGTTCCTCTGGCTCACGCGCCGCATCATGCACATCGGCCGCCAGGCGATTGCGCTCGACCGCGTGTTCTCGGGCCTCGTGGCCCAGGGCGTGGGCGTGTGGATCGGCTTCCAGGCCTTCATCAACATGGGCGTGAACCTTGGCGCGCTGCCGACCAAGGGGCTGACCTTGCCGCTGATGAGTTTCGGCGGTTCGGCCATCCTGATGAACCTGGTGGCGCTGGCGGTGGTTTTGCGCATCGATTACGAAAACAGAGTTCTCATGCGCGGAGGCCGCGTATGA
- the mraY gene encoding phospho-N-acetylmuramoyl-pentapeptide-transferase, with translation MLMSLAQWLQTLSPEFGFLRVFQYLTFRALMAALTALVVGLVAGPYVIRRLAALKIGQPVRGYGMETHLTKSGTPTMGGVLVLFAIAFATLMWFDPSNRFVWIVLWVTLGFGAIGWVDDWRKVVRKDPEGMRSREKYFWQSVVGLIAGFYLLFSISESSNWRVLQLFFAWVQSGFDLDFPPKINLLVPFFKEVSYPLGGIGFVILTYLVIVGASNAVNLTDGLDGLAIMPVVMVGSALGVFAYVTGSAVYSKYLLFPNIPGSGELLVFCSAMAGAGLAFLWFNTHPAQVFMGDVGALALGGALGTIAVIVRQEIVFFIMGGIFVVEAISVMAQVMYFKYTKKRYGEGRRVLKMAPLHHHFEKSGWRETQVVVRFWIITMLLCLVGLSTLKLR, from the coding sequence ATGCTGATGAGCCTGGCCCAATGGCTGCAGACACTTTCGCCCGAGTTCGGGTTCTTGCGCGTTTTCCAGTACCTCACGTTCCGTGCGCTGATGGCTGCGCTGACGGCGCTGGTGGTCGGCCTGGTGGCCGGCCCCTACGTGATCCGCCGCCTGGCCGCGCTCAAGATCGGCCAGCCGGTGCGCGGCTACGGCATGGAAACGCACCTGACCAAGAGCGGCACGCCCACCATGGGCGGCGTGCTGGTGCTGTTCGCGATCGCCTTCGCCACGCTGATGTGGTTCGATCCCTCCAACCGCTTCGTCTGGATCGTGCTGTGGGTCACGCTGGGCTTCGGCGCCATCGGCTGGGTCGACGACTGGCGCAAGGTGGTGCGCAAGGACCCGGAGGGCATGCGCTCGCGCGAGAAGTATTTCTGGCAGTCGGTGGTCGGCCTGATCGCCGGCTTCTACCTGCTCTTCAGCATCTCGGAAAGCTCGAACTGGCGCGTGCTGCAGCTGTTCTTCGCCTGGGTGCAGTCGGGCTTCGACCTCGACTTTCCGCCCAAGATCAACCTCCTGGTGCCCTTCTTCAAGGAAGTGAGCTATCCGCTCGGCGGCATCGGCTTCGTGATCCTCACCTACCTGGTGATCGTGGGCGCGAGCAACGCGGTCAACCTGACCGATGGCCTCGACGGCCTGGCGATCATGCCGGTGGTGATGGTGGGTTCGGCGCTGGGGGTGTTCGCCTACGTCACGGGCAGCGCGGTGTATTCCAAGTACCTGCTGTTCCCCAACATTCCTGGCTCGGGCGAACTGCTGGTGTTCTGCTCGGCCATGGCCGGCGCGGGCCTCGCGTTCCTCTGGTTCAACACCCATCCGGCGCAGGTCTTCATGGGCGATGTGGGCGCGCTCGCGCTCGGCGGCGCGCTGGGCACCATCGCGGTCATCGTGCGCCAGGAGATCGTGTTCTTCATCATGGGCGGCATCTTCGTGGTCGAGGCGATCTCGGTGATGGCGCAGGTCATGTACTTCAAGTACACCAAGAAGCGCTACGGCGAAGGCCGCCGCGTGCTCAAGATGGCGCCGCTGCACCATCACTTCGAGAAGAGCGGTTGGCGCGAGACGCAGGTCGTGGTGCGCTTCTGGATCATCACGATGCTGCTGTGCCTCGTGGGCCTTTCGACGCTGAAGCTGCGGTGA